The Sylvia atricapilla isolate bSylAtr1 chromosome 3, bSylAtr1.pri, whole genome shotgun sequence genome has a window encoding:
- the MAS1 gene encoding proto-oncogene Mas produces the protein MDEPIITFHPSEGTENISMHRNISTQERVWEILTPLWVIMIISFLGFCENGIVLWCLCFQIKRNPFTVYITHLSIADISLLLCTFILSIEYIAGFGFAYGFYYYVTTILSIVFLLGYNTGLYLLTAISIERCLSIVYPIWYRCHRSQHQSAIVCAILWTLSFFMTVAEYLTCKDDSTKEQFDDGNHCQALLIFTWILTFMIFIPLMILSSLILVIRIHRNSLRPHSSKLYIIIVATVIVFLIFAMPMRLLYLLNYHHWSSLLSQQNHVTIVLSTVNSSINPLVYFFVGSSKKKRFKESLKVVLSRALTDGLRPRSQEVGMSLDIAETIF, from the coding sequence ATGGATGAGCCAATCATAACGTTTCATCCCAGCGAAGGCACAGAGAACATCTCAAtgcacagaaacatttctaCACAGGAAAGGGTCTGGGAGATATTGACCCCACTTTGGGTAATTATGATCATCTCCttcctgggtttttgtgaaaaTGGAATTGTCCTCTGGTGCCTCTGCTTCCAGATCAAAAGAAACCCATTCACTGTGTACATCACACACTTGTCCATTGCTGATATCTCCTTACTGCTTTGTACATTTATTCTGTCAATCGAGTACATTGCTGGTTTTGGATTCGCATATGGTTTTTACTATTATGTAACCACCATACTATCTATTGTCTTCCTTCTTGGCTATAATACTGGTCTCTATCTCCTGACAGCCATCAGTATTGAGAGGTGTCTGTCTATTGTTTACCCCATCTGGTACCGATGCCACCGGTCACAGCACCAATCGGCAATTGTGTGTGCAATTCTGTGGACTCTGTCTTTCTTCATGACAGTGGCTGAATATTTAACATGCAAAGATGATTCAACCAAGGAGCAATTTGACGATGGCAACCATTGCCAAGCTCTGCTCATCTTCACGTGGATCCTGACTTTCATGATCTTCATTCCTCTAATGATTCTGTCCAGCCTGATCTTGGTGATCAGGATTCACCGTAACTCCCTGAGACCCCATTCTTCAAAGCTCTACATCATCATTGTGGCCACAGTCATTGTCTTCCTCATCTTTGCCATGCCTATGAGGCTGTTGTATCTTCTGAATTACCACCACTGGTCATCTTTGCTCAGCCAGCAGAACCACGTCACCATTGTTCTCTCCACTGTCAACAGTAGCATCAACCCCCTGGTTTACTTCTTTGTAGGAAGCAGCAAGAAGAAGAGGTTCAAGGAGAGCCTCAAAGTGGTTCTTAGCAGAGCTCTCACTGATGGTTTGCGGCCCAGAAGCCAGGAAGTCGGCATGAGTTTGGATATAGCTGAAACAATTTTCTAA